One Primulina tabacum isolate GXHZ01 chromosome 10, ASM2559414v2, whole genome shotgun sequence DNA segment encodes these proteins:
- the LOC142506121 gene encoding LOW QUALITY PROTEIN: histone-lysine N-methyltransferase, H3 lysine-9 specific SUVH1-like (The sequence of the model RefSeq protein was modified relative to this genomic sequence to represent the inferred CDS: inserted 1 base in 1 codon): MEHGLNPQSNHQPGSIDKSKVIDVRPLRCLIPLFPNPPGMPNVPTPHAAPFACVPPGGPFPQGVQPFYPFLVPNDPQHTGYGSQNQQGNFGHGRTIPAPVPLNSFRTPVSKPHGRRGRPRKNVNPSKPLAVEGDEYSDSQNDQYVNEFGLHTTDAEASNKSVRRRGRPRKRRPGDGDEIDVESLVNSFLALFKLNGFDDLTRASGDKETVGTILLVFSLLRRRLTQLDEANDLTNGIARRPDLKAGTLLMTKGIRTNATKRIGHVPGIEVGDIFFVRMELCIVGLHSPSMAGIDYMSVKITTDEEPVAVSIVSSGGYDDEGDGGDMLIYTGQGGLQRRDGQMIDQKLERGNLALEKSLHRANEVRVIRGIKDPLSTGKIYVYDGLYRIQESWAEKKSGCNVFKYKLVRVPGQPQAYTLWKSIQQWRDGTATQPGVILPDLTSGSESQPVTLVNDVDGEKGPGHFLYISSLRYSKPFPASRPSXGCHCMGGCQPRDTHCPCNQKNDGLLPYSSIGVLLTSKPLIYECGQTCACPPNCRNRTSQAGIKVRLEVFKTKNRGWGLRSWDPIRAGAFICEYAGDVINDASGSFGNESDNNYIFDATRYYEPLEAVHDDSTGSKKAPFPLVISAKNNGNVARFMNHSCSPNVFWQPVLRESNNESYLHIAFFAIGHIPPMQELTYDYGTVRTEKEEKGKKKCLCGSVKCHGYFY; this comes from the exons ATGGAGCACGGTTTGAATCCACAGTCAAATCATCAGCCTGGGTCAATTGATAAGTCTAAGGTAATCGATGTGAGGCCTTTGAGATGTCTTATTCCACTATTCCCGAACCCACCGGGCATGCCTAATGTTCCAACTCCCCATGCCGCCCCCTTTGCTTGTGTTCCGCCTGGTGGTCCTTTTCCGCAAGGAGTTCAACCGTTTTACCCTTTTCTGGTTCCCAATGATCCTCAGCACACTGGTTATGGTTCTCAAAACCAGCAAGGTAATTTTGGTCATGGTAGAACTATACCAGCTCCTGTTCCATTGAATTCATTTAGGACCCCGGTGTCTAAACCACATGGCCGCCGTGGTCGGCCAAGGAAGAACGTCAATCCATCTAAACCTCTTGCTGTGGAGGGTGATGAATATAGTGACTCGCAGAATGACCAATATGTGAATGAGTTTGGCTTGCATACCACTGATGCAGAGGCTTCCAATAAATCGGTGAGGCGAAGGGGCCGTCCAAGGAAGAGAAGGCCTGGAGATGGTGATGAAATTGATGTAGAATCTCTAGTTAACAGTTTCTTGGCACTCTTTAAGCTTAATGGATTTGATGACCTTACAAGGGCTAGTGGGGACAAGGAAACCGTTGGAACTATACTCTTGGTTTTTAGTTTACTTAGgagaagactcactcaacttgATGAAGCAAATGACTTGACTAATGGTATTGCTAGACGTCCTGACTTGAAAGCTGGTACGCTTTTGATGACTAAAGGAATCCGGACAAATGCGACAAAGCGGATTGGGCATGTTCCGGGAATTGAAGTCGGTGATATTTTCTTTGTCAGAATGGAACTTTGCATAGTTGGGTTACACTCCCCGAGTATGGCTGGAATAGATTATATGAGTGTTAAAATTACAACAGATGAGGAACCGGTAGCTGTCAGCATAGTTTCATCTGGAGGATATGATGACGAGGGGGATGGCGGAGACATGTTAATTTATACTGGCCAGGGTGGATTGCAGAGGAGAGATGGACAAATGATTGACCAGAAGCTCGAAAGGGGAAATCTCGCTCTAGAGAAAAGTCTACATCGAGCCAATGAAGTGAGAGTCATAAGGGGCATTAAGGATCCTCTTTCAACTGGTAAGATCTATGTTTATGATGGCTTGTATAGAATTCAAGAATCATGGGCAGAAAAAAAGTCGGGATGCAATGTTTTTAAGTATAAGTTGGTCAGGGTGCCGGGGCAACCACAGGCTTATACCCTGTGGAAATCAATTCAGCAGTGGAGAGACGGAACAGCTACTCAGCCCGGCGTTATACTTCCAGATTTGACTTCGGGTTCAGAAAGTCAGCCTGTGACTCTTGTGAATGACGTTGATGGTGAAAAGGGACCGGGTCATTTCTTGTACATTTCGAGCCTCAGATACTCGAAGCCTTTTCCGGCGTCTAGACCTT TCGGTTGTCATTGCATGGGTGGATGTCAGCCCAGGGACACCCATTGTCCGTGCAATCAGAAAAATGATGGCCTTCTCCCCTATTCGTCAATTGGGGTTCTTCTGACTAGCAAACCCTTGATATATGAGTGTGGGCAGACCTGCGCATGTCCTCCGAATTGCCGGAACCGTACTTCTCAAGCAGGCATTAAAGTCCGTCTTGAGGTTTTCAAAACAAAGAACAGAGGCTGGGGGCTTAGGTCTTGGGATCCCATACGTGCGGGAGCTTTTATTTGTGAATATGCAGGGGATGTTATTAATGACGCCAGTGGTAGTTTTGGGAATGAAAGTgacaataattatatttttgatgcAACCCGTTATTATGAGCCATTAGAAGCTGTCCATGATGATTCCACTGGTTCTAAGAAAGCCCCGTTTCCTCTTGTGATAAGTGCAAAGAACAATGGAAATGTAGCCCGTTTTATGAACCATAGTTGTTCGCCAAATGTATTCTGGCAGCCAGTTTTACGTGAAAGTAATAATGAGTCGTATCTCCATATTGCTTTCTTTGCCATCGGACATATTCCCCCCATGCAAGAGCTGACATATGATTATGGGACGGTTCGGACCGAGAAAgaagaaaaaggaaagaaaaagtGCTTATGTGGATCTGTGAAATGCCACGGGTACTTCTATTGA